The sequence below is a genomic window from Flavobacterium lipolyticum.
ATTTATTTAAACCAAGAGTATGCGTAAAATTTGTATTTTTTTACTGTTTTTATTTTGCGGTAATGTTTTGCGTGCGCAAGTAAACCCAACAGTTCAAGATACAACTAAAACACAATTCTCCGTTGGTAAAGTAGAAATAGGAAATCCGCCAAGTATACTTTCAGCCTATCGGTATGATCCTATAACCGACCGCTACATTTACACCAGTTCAGTAGACGGTTTTAATATCAATTATCCAATTGTATTAACGCCAAAAGAATACGAAGATTTAGTTTTGAAAGAATCCAGAAGAGATTATTTCAGAAAAAAATCAGACGCTATTGATGGTAAAAAATCAGGAAGTGAGGCGGCTAAAAAGAATTTACTACCGCGATATTATATCAATTCAGGACTTTTCGAAAGCATCTTCGGAAGTAATACTATAGACGTAAAGCCAACAGGATCAGTAGAAATGGACTTGGGGATCCGGTATACCAAACAGGACAATCCAGCTTTTTCACCAAGAAACAGATCCAGTCTAACGTTTGATTTCGATCAGCGAATCAGTATGAGTTTGCTGGGGAAAGTAGGGACCAGATTAGAGGTAAATGCTAATTATGATACCCAGTCTACTTTTGCCTTTCAAAATTTATTTAAACTTGCTTACACGCCTTCAGAAGATGATATTGTTCAGAAAGTGGAAGTGGGTAACGTGAGTATGCCTTTAAACAGTACCCTGATTCGAGGCGCCCAAAGTTTGTTCGGGGTTAAAACAGTCTTGCAATTTGGTAAGACAACCGTTACCGGAGTTTTCTCAGAACAGAAGTCACAAACCAAGAGTATAGTTGCAGAAGGTGGCGGTACCGTACAGAACTTTGATTTGTATGCGCTGGATTACGATAACGACCGACATTTCTTCTTATCTCAGTATTTCAGAAATAAATACGATACATCATTAAAAAGCTATCCTTTTATCGATAGCCGTGTTCAGGTTACCAGAATAGAAGTTTGGGTAACTAATAAACAAAATAGGGTCGCAACCAACAACAATAACTTACGTAACATTATCGCGCTTCAGGATTTAGGAGAAGGACAGGTTACGGGAGTTCCGGACAATCAGGTGGTGGTGATAAGCAATCCGGTTGGATTTTTTAATAACCCTATCGATACACCAACAAACAACACCAACAATAAATACGATCCGGCTACTATTGGAAAACCAGGAGCCTACCTAAATTCTAATATTAGAGAAATCGTAACGGCAAAATCTGGATTTAATAACGCAAATACCAGCGAAGGAACAGATTATTCTGTATTAGAAAACGCCAGAAAATTAACCGCAAACGAATTTACTTTCAATCCGCAATTGGGATACATTTCCTTACAGCAGCGTCTGGCCAATGACGAAATTTTAGCAGTAGCATTTGAGTATACTGTTGGAGGAAAAGTCTATCAGGTAGGGGAGTTTGGAAGTGACGGGGTTGACGGAACTGTAGTGACCGGAAACAACAATGCCAATAAAGCGATTATTACTCAAAGTTTAGTGTTAAAAATGCTGAAGAGTAATTTGACGAACGTTCAGAATCCGGTTTGGAATCTGATGATGAAAAACGTGTACCAAATTCCTCAGGCGTATCAAATCAAACAAGACGATTTCAGACTAAACATACTGTATACAGATCCTTCCCCAATCAACTATATTTCACCGGTACCGGGAACAACATTCCCTGCAAATCCTACCGCAGATAATAAAGTAGAGCTTACCCCTTTATTGAATGTCTTTAATCTGGACCGATTGAATTATAACAATGATCCGCAAGCCGGAGGAGATGGTTTCTTTGATTATATTCCGGGAATTACAGTAGACGTTCAGAATGCTCGAATTATTTTTAGTACCAAAGAGCCTTTTGGAGAATTGTTATTTAAAAAGTTACAAAATACAGGTTCGGGTGAGAACTACGACGATCCAACGACCTATAATGCCAATCAGAAAAGATATGTGTTCAGAAACATGTACCGAAACACACAGTCCGGAGCTTTGCAGGACAGTGATAAGAATAAATTTTTATTAAGAGGAAAATACAAATCATCAGGAAGCAATGGTATTCCAATCGGAGCGTTTAATGTTCCGCAGGGATCTGTTGTGGTTATGGCAGCCGGAAGAAGACTGGTGGAAGGGATCGATTATAGCGTAGATTACCAATTAGGACGTGTTCAGATTTTAGATCCTTCGCTTCAGGCTTCTAATACACCAATTGAGGTGTCATTGGAGAATAACTCAATTTTCGGACAACAGACTCGAAGATTTATAGGTTTCAATGTTGAACATAAAATTTCAGATAAATTTATTGTAGGAGGAACTTATTTGAAAATGAACGAAAGACCGTTTACTCAAAAATCAAGTTACGGTCAGGAATCTGTAAACAATACAATCTTTGGATTCAACGGAAATTACTCTACCGAAGTTCCTTTCTTCACCAGATTAGTTAACAAATTACCAAACATAGATACAGATGTTCCTTCCAATCTTTCGATTAGAGGAGAAGTAGCTTTCTTAAAACCGGATGCTCCAAAAGCCAGTGATTTTGAAGGTGAGGCAACCATTTATATTGATGACTTCGAAGGTTCTCAGTCTACCATCGACATGCGATCAGCGTATGCGTGGAGTCTGGCTTCGACGCCATTTGTAAATTCTATCAATGACAATACTTTTAATGCCAATTCAACTACATTAGAATATGGCTTTAAACGTGCAAAATTGTCCTGGTATACTATCGACCCTGTCTTTTACGCTTCAAAACCATCGGGTATTTCAAATGATGATCTGTCATTAAATACCACGAGACGTATTTATAGCCGGGAATTATATCCAAATACAGATATTGCTCAGGGACAGATTCAGGTAGTGAATACATTGGACTTAACGTATTACCCTTCTAACCGCGGACCTTATAACAACAATCCGAATTTTGGTGCAAGTCCCGCCGGTTCTAATTTTGGAGGAATCATGCGTGCTTTGAATTCGACCAACTTCGAACAGGGGAATGTCGAGTATATCCAGTTTTGGGTAATGGATCCTTATGTAGGTAATGGAGAAGCAGCAATTAATAATACCGGAAAAATTTATTTCAACTTAGGAGAAATTTCGGAAGACGTTTTAAAAGACGGAAGAAAACAATACGAAAACGGATTAGGCCCGGATCAGATCATGGTAAATCCCAGACCGCTTTGGGGAGATGTTCCGGCATCACAATCTTTAATTTATGCCTTTGATAATAACGCAGGTAATCGTAGCAATCAGGATGTTGGTTTAGACGGTTTACCCAATTCGAAAGAAGCTTCAGTATATACAAATTACGGTGGAGAAACAGATCCGGCCGGGGACGATTATACCTATTATTTGAATACTGATGGAGGCGTTTTAGACCGCTATAAAAATTACAATGGTACAGAAGGGAACTCTCCTGTAAGTATCGATTCCCCAAACCGTGGATCAACAACTTTACCGGATGTTGAAGATATCAACCGTGATAACACCATGAGTACCATCAATGCCTATTATGAATATAGCATCGATGTAAAACCGGGAATGCAGGTGGGACAGAACTTCGTTACAGACATTCGTGAAGTAAGTAATGTTGAATTGCCAAACGGATCAACGACAACAGCAAGATGGATACAGTTTAAAATTCCGGTTGCTCAACCGCAAAATACTATCGGAAATATTACCGATTTCAGATCGATTCGTTTCATGCGTATGTTTATGACCGGCTTTAGTGATCAGATGACTGTTCGTTTTGGAGCTTTGGATTTAGTGAGAGGAGAATGGAGAAGATATACCGGTACACTTGATGCCAATGATACAAATCCGGCTGACGACGGAACAGAGTTTGATGTTGCGGCAGTAAACATTCAGGAGAATGGTACAAAATGTCCTGTGAATTACGTGGTGCCACCGGGCGTTCGTAGAGAGCAGCTGTATAATAACAATACCATTATCAATCAAAATGAGCAAGCCTTAGCGGTTAGAGTTGGCGGTTCAGGATTACAATATCAGGATTCAAGAGCGGTTTTTAAGAACGTAAGTGTAGACATGCGTCAGTACAAAAAACTGAAAATGTTTTTACATGCTGAATCATTGCCAAACGAAAACACGTTACTCGATGATGAAATGGTAGGTTTTATCCGTTTTGGAAATGACTTTACACAAAATTTCTATCAGGTCGAGGTTCCTTTAAAAGTGACCAGAACCGGAGGGTCCTGTAGCATAAGTCCGGATCAGGTTTGGCTGGAAGAGAATAATATTGATTTAGCACTGGAGTTATTGACCCGAATGAAAATTAAGGGGATGACTGTTGATATTAATTCTGATAAAAGAGATGTTAACGGGATTTATTATCCGGATGACGATCTGAGTATTGGCGGAGGTGATGGAGACGGCAGATTAAGATTAGGAATCAAAGGAAACCCTAATTTTGGTTTAGTCCGAACATTGATGGTAGGTGTTAAGAGTAGGGCAGATCATAAAACCATCAAAGGAGAGATTTGGTTCAACGAACTTCGAATGGCCGATCTGGAGAACAAAGGTGGTATGGCGGCAATTTTAAATATCGATACCAATATGGCAGATTTTGCTACCGTATCGGCTACCGGTAAAAAGAGTACCATTGGTTTTGGATCTTTAGAACAAGGAGCAAATGAGAGAAGCCGTGAAGATCTTCAGCAGTATAATATTGTTACCAATTTGAATTTAGGAAAATTATTACCACAAAGATGGGGAATCAATTTGCCGTTTAATTACGCAATTGGAGAAGAAGTTATCACACCAGAATACGACCCGTTCAATCAGGATATAAAATTAAAACAGCTGATTAAAGAAACGACCGATGAGGCAGAGAAAGAAAACATCAGAACCAGAGCTGTTGACTATACCAAAAGAAGAAGTATTAACTTTATCGGCGTAAGAAAAGACAGAGCACCGGAACAGAAGCCGCATGTTTATGACGTTGAAAACTTCACCTTTTCACAATCGTACAATCAGGTAGAACGTCACGATTATGAAGTGGCAGATTACGTAGACGAGCAATCGAATAGTGCCGTGAATTATGCGTACACCTTCCAGCCAAAAGAAGTGGTTCCGTTCAAGAAGACTAAATTCATGAAGAAAAGTGAGTATTGGAAAATGCTGAGTGATTTTAATTTTAATTATTTGCCTTCAAATGTTTCCTTTAACACGAATATTTTGAGACAAAGTAACCGCCAGCAATTTAGAGAAGTGGAGGTACAGGGAATTGGTCTTGATCCGTTGTACAGACGAAACTTTGCCTTTAATTATCAGTACGGTTTTGGTTTCAATTTAACGAAATCTTTAAAAATTAACTATACAGCTGCATCCAATAATATCGTAAGGAATTTTCTAAATGATGACAATACACCAAAACAGGATTTTAATATCTGGGACGATTATTTTGATATTGGAACACCAAATCAGCACGTACAACAGTTAGTGTTGAACTATGATATTCCAATTCATAAAATTCCGGTTTTAAGCTTTATCAAAGCAAATTATTCGTATACCGCCGACTATACCTGGCAGCGCGCTTCGACTGCATTATCTGAATATGTTGATCCTGTCAGCGGAGGTACTTTTGATTTAGGAAACACTATTCAGAATGCCAATTCGAATACACTTACGACAACGCTTAATATGAACATGCTGTACAAGTATTTAGGATTAACTCCAGGTCCAAAAACAGGAGCAAAACCTAAAGCGGCAGCACCGCCAAAACCGGGGGAGAAGATTGTAAATACGGCAAAACCGGCTACCACTAGCAGTCCATTCTATGATGGCATGATTGGTGTTCTGACCAGTATAAAAAATGTTCAGGTAAATTATACCGTGAATAGTGGAACCGTTTTACCGGGGTATACACCGGGTGTTGGTTTCTTCGGAACATCGAGACCTACTTTAGGATTTGTTTTCGGAAGTCAGGACGACATTCGTTTTGAAGCGGCGAAAAGAGGATGGTTAACCTCTTACCAGGATTTTAATCAAAGTTTTACTCAGGTAACCAATAAGCTTCTGAAAGTAACGGCGAACATCGACTTATTGCCTGATTTGAAAATTGACCTGAACATGGATCGTAATTATTCTGAAAATAATTCAGAGCAGTATAGTGTTGTTAAAAATAATGTGACCGGAGATTTAGATTATAAGGCTTTGTCACCGTATAATTATGGGATGTTCTCTATTTCAACAGTGCTTATAAAAACAGCATTTTCGACCAGCACTGCAACAGAGTCTGCCGCATTTGATGATTTCAGAAACAACCGTATGATTATAGCAAACCGTCTGGCAGAGGAGCGTTATGGTGCAGGAGCGCCAATTCCGAGATATGGAGATGCTAATAACCCGATTCCGGCTCCTACAGATCCTAATTATAAAGTATATACTGCTAATGAAGGGTATCCGATAGGATTTACCAAAAGCAATCAGGCGGTTTTATTACCAGCATTTTTAGCAGCCTATACAGGTAGTAATGCATCAAGCAGCTCGACAGATATTTTTAGAAGTTTTCCAATTCCAAACTGGAGTATTAAGTACAACGGTTTAATGCGTTATAAATATTTCAAAGACAAATTCAAGCGTTTTTCTTTGCAGCATAATTACAGAGCATCGTATACCATCAATCAGTTCAGATCTAATTTTGACTATATAGAGAAGCCTAATGGACAGGATGTGAATACCAATTTCTTTAACAAAACCATCATGTCTAATATTAACCTCGTGGAGCAATTCAGTCCGTTAATTAGAATGGATTTTGAATTGAAAAGCTCATTACGTGTATTGACAGAGATTAAAAAAGACAGAGCTTTGTCTATGAGTTTTGATAATAATTTATTGACCGAAGTAAAAGGAATGGAATATGTGGTAGGTTTGGGCTATCGTTTTAAAGATGTAATTTTCTCCTCAAGACTTGCTGATTCACCAACGGGAATTATAAAAAGTGATATCAATATTAAGTGTGACTTCTCGTATCGAAATAATGAAACCTTAGTGCGCTATTTAGATTATGACAACAATCAATTAGCGGCAGGACAAAATATATGGTCGTTAAAACTTACGGCAGACTATGCATTCAGTAAAAACCTGACGGCGATATTCTATTACGATCATTCGTTTTCGAAAGCGGTAATCTCGACATCATTCCCTTTAACGAATATTAGATCAGGATTTACACTTCGATATAATTTTGGGAATTAATTTTGAATTTCTAAAGAGGATTTTATTATAAGATTATTACATTTGTGCCTCAATTATTAAACTATCAATTTTCAAACACACAACTATTATGAGCATACCAGCAAATTTAAAGTACACAAAAGATCACGAATGGGTTAGCATCGAAGGAGATGTTGCAACAGTAGGAATTACTCATTTTGCACAAAAAGAGTTAGGAGATATCGTGTATGTTGAAGTAGAAACTTTAGATCAAAAACTTGACAGAGACGAGGTTTTTGGAACAGTTGAAGCTGTAAAGACAGTATCAGATTTGTTTTTACCATTAACAGGAGAAATCATTGCCTTCAATGAAAATCTTGAAAGCGAGCCTGAAACTGTGAATTCTGATCCTTACGGAGATGGATGGATGATTAAAATTAAAATTGCTGATGCATCAGAAATTGATTCTT
It includes:
- the sprA gene encoding cell surface protein SprA, which produces MRKICIFLLFLFCGNVLRAQVNPTVQDTTKTQFSVGKVEIGNPPSILSAYRYDPITDRYIYTSSVDGFNINYPIVLTPKEYEDLVLKESRRDYFRKKSDAIDGKKSGSEAAKKNLLPRYYINSGLFESIFGSNTIDVKPTGSVEMDLGIRYTKQDNPAFSPRNRSSLTFDFDQRISMSLLGKVGTRLEVNANYDTQSTFAFQNLFKLAYTPSEDDIVQKVEVGNVSMPLNSTLIRGAQSLFGVKTVLQFGKTTVTGVFSEQKSQTKSIVAEGGGTVQNFDLYALDYDNDRHFFLSQYFRNKYDTSLKSYPFIDSRVQVTRIEVWVTNKQNRVATNNNNLRNIIALQDLGEGQVTGVPDNQVVVISNPVGFFNNPIDTPTNNTNNKYDPATIGKPGAYLNSNIREIVTAKSGFNNANTSEGTDYSVLENARKLTANEFTFNPQLGYISLQQRLANDEILAVAFEYTVGGKVYQVGEFGSDGVDGTVVTGNNNANKAIITQSLVLKMLKSNLTNVQNPVWNLMMKNVYQIPQAYQIKQDDFRLNILYTDPSPINYISPVPGTTFPANPTADNKVELTPLLNVFNLDRLNYNNDPQAGGDGFFDYIPGITVDVQNARIIFSTKEPFGELLFKKLQNTGSGENYDDPTTYNANQKRYVFRNMYRNTQSGALQDSDKNKFLLRGKYKSSGSNGIPIGAFNVPQGSVVVMAAGRRLVEGIDYSVDYQLGRVQILDPSLQASNTPIEVSLENNSIFGQQTRRFIGFNVEHKISDKFIVGGTYLKMNERPFTQKSSYGQESVNNTIFGFNGNYSTEVPFFTRLVNKLPNIDTDVPSNLSIRGEVAFLKPDAPKASDFEGEATIYIDDFEGSQSTIDMRSAYAWSLASTPFVNSINDNTFNANSTTLEYGFKRAKLSWYTIDPVFYASKPSGISNDDLSLNTTRRIYSRELYPNTDIAQGQIQVVNTLDLTYYPSNRGPYNNNPNFGASPAGSNFGGIMRALNSTNFEQGNVEYIQFWVMDPYVGNGEAAINNTGKIYFNLGEISEDVLKDGRKQYENGLGPDQIMVNPRPLWGDVPASQSLIYAFDNNAGNRSNQDVGLDGLPNSKEASVYTNYGGETDPAGDDYTYYLNTDGGVLDRYKNYNGTEGNSPVSIDSPNRGSTTLPDVEDINRDNTMSTINAYYEYSIDVKPGMQVGQNFVTDIREVSNVELPNGSTTTARWIQFKIPVAQPQNTIGNITDFRSIRFMRMFMTGFSDQMTVRFGALDLVRGEWRRYTGTLDANDTNPADDGTEFDVAAVNIQENGTKCPVNYVVPPGVRREQLYNNNTIINQNEQALAVRVGGSGLQYQDSRAVFKNVSVDMRQYKKLKMFLHAESLPNENTLLDDEMVGFIRFGNDFTQNFYQVEVPLKVTRTGGSCSISPDQVWLEENNIDLALELLTRMKIKGMTVDINSDKRDVNGIYYPDDDLSIGGGDGDGRLRLGIKGNPNFGLVRTLMVGVKSRADHKTIKGEIWFNELRMADLENKGGMAAILNIDTNMADFATVSATGKKSTIGFGSLEQGANERSREDLQQYNIVTNLNLGKLLPQRWGINLPFNYAIGEEVITPEYDPFNQDIKLKQLIKETTDEAEKENIRTRAVDYTKRRSINFIGVRKDRAPEQKPHVYDVENFTFSQSYNQVERHDYEVADYVDEQSNSAVNYAYTFQPKEVVPFKKTKFMKKSEYWKMLSDFNFNYLPSNVSFNTNILRQSNRQQFREVEVQGIGLDPLYRRNFAFNYQYGFGFNLTKSLKINYTAASNNIVRNFLNDDNTPKQDFNIWDDYFDIGTPNQHVQQLVLNYDIPIHKIPVLSFIKANYSYTADYTWQRASTALSEYVDPVSGGTFDLGNTIQNANSNTLTTTLNMNMLYKYLGLTPGPKTGAKPKAAAPPKPGEKIVNTAKPATTSSPFYDGMIGVLTSIKNVQVNYTVNSGTVLPGYTPGVGFFGTSRPTLGFVFGSQDDIRFEAAKRGWLTSYQDFNQSFTQVTNKLLKVTANIDLLPDLKIDLNMDRNYSENNSEQYSVVKNNVTGDLDYKALSPYNYGMFSISTVLIKTAFSTSTATESAAFDDFRNNRMIIANRLAEERYGAGAPIPRYGDANNPIPAPTDPNYKVYTANEGYPIGFTKSNQAVLLPAFLAAYTGSNASSSSTDIFRSFPIPNWSIKYNGLMRYKYFKDKFKRFSLQHNYRASYTINQFRSNFDYIEKPNGQDVNTNFFNKTIMSNINLVEQFSPLIRMDFELKSSLRVLTEIKKDRALSMSFDNNLLTEVKGMEYVVGLGYRFKDVIFSSRLADSPTGIIKSDINIKCDFSYRNNETLVRYLDYDNNQLAAGQNIWSLKLTADYAFSKNLTAIFYYDHSFSKAVISTSFPLTNIRSGFTLRYNFGN
- the gcvH gene encoding glycine cleavage system protein GcvH, with translation MSIPANLKYTKDHEWVSIEGDVATVGITHFAQKELGDIVYVEVETLDQKLDRDEVFGTVEAVKTVSDLFLPLTGEIIAFNENLESEPETVNSDPYGDGWMIKIKIADASEIDSLLSADAYKELIGA